A portion of the Streptomyces coeruleoprunus genome contains these proteins:
- a CDS encoding DUF2092 domain-containing protein, producing the protein MAPNDSAQTERPVRGRAARYAVPVAVAGVAAATIGLVPALAASGDPDLPKITAQQLIEKMAASDVEQMSGTLKVSTDLGLPSLAGLSDLAGGAGGDGGSDAAASAEQKLMELASGTHTLRVAADGPDKQRLTVVDGSDEFSVIHNGKDAWTYDSKAGEVVHSKDADGGPGAEGPDDIPALPKDFAAQALKAVDPTTSVTVDGTARVAGRDAYQLVIKPKQSGSTIGSIKVAVDAQNGVPLKFTLTPSSGGKAVVDAGFTKVDFAKPAASTFDFTPPKGAKVTEEDGPDGLGGPHASPKGPEGEDLKGPKAPEGLEDLDAMEGFPGLNVIGEGWTTVVELGGAGEPGTAPGTPSGKAPAKGEEEMPADAQKFLDSLGDKVTGTFGSGTVFKTRLVNALMTDDGKVYVGAVTEKALLDAANKAAK; encoded by the coding sequence ATGGCACCGAACGACAGCGCACAGACCGAGCGGCCGGTTCGCGGCAGGGCGGCGCGGTACGCGGTCCCGGTCGCGGTGGCCGGAGTGGCGGCGGCGACCATCGGGCTCGTCCCGGCGCTCGCGGCGTCCGGTGACCCCGACCTGCCGAAGATCACCGCGCAGCAGCTCATCGAGAAGATGGCCGCGTCGGACGTCGAGCAGATGTCCGGCACCCTGAAGGTCAGCACGGACCTCGGACTGCCGTCGCTGGCGGGGCTGTCCGACCTGGCCGGCGGTGCCGGCGGGGACGGCGGCTCGGACGCCGCCGCGTCCGCCGAGCAGAAGCTGATGGAGCTGGCGTCGGGTACGCACACCCTGCGGGTCGCGGCCGACGGCCCCGACAAGCAGCGGCTGACGGTCGTCGACGGCAGCGACGAGTTCAGCGTGATCCACAACGGCAAGGACGCCTGGACGTACGACAGCAAGGCGGGCGAGGTCGTCCACTCGAAGGACGCCGACGGCGGCCCCGGCGCCGAGGGCCCGGACGACATCCCGGCCCTGCCGAAGGACTTCGCCGCACAGGCCCTGAAGGCGGTCGACCCGACGACGTCGGTGACCGTCGACGGCACGGCGCGGGTGGCCGGCCGGGACGCCTACCAGTTGGTCATCAAGCCCAAGCAGAGCGGTTCGACGATCGGTTCGATCAAGGTCGCGGTCGACGCGCAGAACGGCGTACCGCTGAAGTTCACGCTCACGCCCAGCTCGGGCGGGAAGGCGGTCGTCGACGCGGGCTTCACGAAGGTGGACTTCGCGAAGCCGGCCGCGTCCACCTTCGACTTCACCCCGCCGAAGGGCGCGAAGGTGACGGAGGAGGACGGGCCGGACGGCCTCGGCGGCCCCCACGCGAGCCCGAAGGGCCCCGAGGGCGAGGACCTGAAGGGACCGAAGGCGCCCGAGGGCCTGGAGGACCTCGACGCCATGGAGGGCTTCCCCGGGCTGAACGTCATCGGCGAGGGCTGGACCACCGTCGTCGAGCTCGGCGGCGCGGGGGAGCCGGGCACGGCGCCCGGCACGCCGTCCGGCAAGGCGCCCGCGAAGGGCGAGGAGGAGATGCCGGCCGACGCCCAGAAGTTCCTGGACTCCCTGGGCGACAAGGTGACCGGCACGTTCGGCTCGGGCACGGTCTTCAAGACCCGCCTGGTCAACGCCCTGATGACGGACGACGGCAAGGTCTACGTCGGCGCGGTCACGGAGAAGGCGCTGCTGGACGCGGCCAACAAGGCCGCCAAGTAG
- the rarD gene encoding EamA family transporter RarD: MWGLVPLFWPLLKPAGAVEILAHRMGWSLVFVGLALLVLRRWAWIPELLRQPRKLGLIAIAASVITVNWGLYIWSVNAGQVVESSLGYFINPLVTIAMGVVLLKERLRPAQWAAVGIAFAAVVVLTIGYGRPPWISLTLAFSFAVYGLVKKKVELGGLESLAAETAIQFLPAVAYLGWLTAQGSSTLATQGVGHMALLASAGLVTAIPLVCFGAAAIRVPLSTLGLLQYLAPVFQFLLGVLYFHEAMPPERWAGFSLVWLALTVLTWDALRTARRTRVAAQALAARAQAAAPVAETGAARAERDVRAERDGRAESEARAESEAPRV, encoded by the coding sequence ATGTGGGGCCTCGTGCCCCTCTTCTGGCCGCTGCTGAAGCCGGCGGGCGCGGTGGAGATCCTCGCCCACCGGATGGGCTGGTCCCTGGTGTTCGTCGGGCTGGCGCTGCTGGTGCTGCGCCGGTGGGCCTGGATACCCGAGCTGCTGCGGCAGCCGCGCAAGCTGGGCCTCATCGCGATCGCCGCCTCGGTGATCACGGTCAACTGGGGCCTCTACATCTGGTCGGTGAACGCCGGCCAGGTCGTCGAGTCGTCGCTCGGCTACTTCATCAACCCGCTCGTCACCATCGCCATGGGCGTCGTCCTGCTGAAGGAACGGCTGCGGCCCGCCCAGTGGGCGGCCGTCGGCATCGCCTTCGCCGCGGTCGTCGTGCTGACGATCGGCTACGGCAGGCCGCCGTGGATCTCGCTCACGCTGGCGTTCTCGTTCGCCGTGTACGGGCTGGTCAAGAAGAAGGTCGAGCTCGGCGGCCTGGAGTCGCTCGCGGCCGAGACCGCGATCCAGTTCCTGCCGGCCGTGGCGTACCTGGGGTGGCTCACGGCGCAGGGCTCCTCCACGCTGGCCACGCAGGGCGTGGGCCACATGGCGCTGCTCGCGTCGGCCGGGCTGGTGACCGCGATCCCGCTGGTGTGCTTCGGCGCGGCGGCGATCCGGGTACCGCTGTCGACGCTGGGGCTGCTCCAGTACCTGGCGCCCGTGTTCCAGTTCCTGTTGGGCGTCCTGTACTTCCACGAGGCGATGCCGCCGGAGCGGTGGGCGGGCTTCTCGCTGGTGTGGCTGGCCCTGACGGTCCTGACCTGGGACGCCCTGCGCACCGCGCGCCGCACCAGGGTGGCGGCGCAGGCCCTGGCCGCACGGGCGCAGGCCGCCGCCCCGGTGGCGGAGACGGGAGCGGCGCGGGCCGAGCGCGACGTACGAGCCGAGCGCGATGGACGGGCCGAGTCCGAGGCGCGGGCCGAGTCCGAGGCGCCGCGGGTCTGA
- a CDS encoding 2-oxoacid:ferredoxin oxidoreductase subunit beta: MTEANGTTRVAGATGALALVPRAEGKQSMKDFKSDQEVRWCPGCGDYAILAAVQGFMPELGLAKENIVFVSGIGCSSRFPYYMNTYGMHSIHGRAPAIATGLASSRRDLSVWVVTGDGDALSIGGNHLIHALRRNVNLKILLFNNRIYGLTKGQYSPTSEVGKITKSTPMGSLDAPFNPVSLALGAEASFVARTVDSDRKHLTEVLRQAADHPGTAFVEIYQNCNIFNDGAFEILKDQEQAQEAVIRLEHGRPIRFGPDSAKGVVRDPLTGDLQVVAVTPENEARVLVHDAHSASPTTAFALSRLADPDTLHHTPIGVFRSVERPVYDTQMADQLDTAVEQNGKGDLAALLAGNDTWTVVG; encoded by the coding sequence ATGACTGAGGCGAACGGGACGACCAGGGTGGCCGGTGCGACCGGGGCGCTCGCCCTGGTGCCCAGGGCCGAGGGCAAGCAGTCCATGAAGGACTTCAAGTCCGACCAGGAGGTCCGCTGGTGCCCCGGCTGCGGTGACTACGCGATCCTCGCCGCCGTGCAGGGCTTCATGCCCGAACTCGGGCTGGCGAAGGAGAACATCGTCTTCGTCTCCGGCATCGGCTGCTCCTCCCGCTTCCCGTACTACATGAACACGTACGGGATGCACTCCATCCACGGCCGCGCGCCCGCCATCGCGACGGGCCTGGCCAGCTCGCGCCGCGATCTGAGCGTCTGGGTGGTGACCGGTGACGGCGACGCGCTGTCCATCGGCGGCAACCACCTGATCCACGCGCTGCGGCGCAACGTCAACCTCAAGATCCTGCTGTTCAACAACCGGATCTACGGGCTGACCAAGGGCCAGTACTCGCCCACCTCCGAGGTCGGCAAGATCACCAAGTCGACGCCGATGGGCTCGCTGGACGCGCCCTTCAACCCGGTGTCGCTGGCGCTGGGCGCGGAGGCGTCGTTCGTGGCGCGCACGGTCGACTCGGACCGCAAGCACCTGACGGAGGTGCTGCGGCAGGCCGCCGACCACCCGGGCACGGCGTTCGTCGAGATCTACCAGAACTGCAACATCTTCAACGACGGCGCCTTCGAGATCCTGAAGGACCAGGAGCAGGCCCAGGAGGCGGTGATCCGCCTGGAGCACGGCCGGCCGATCCGCTTCGGCCCGGACAGCGCGAAGGGCGTCGTGCGCGACCCGCTCACCGGTGACCTCCAGGTCGTCGCCGTGACGCCGGAGAACGAGGCGCGGGTGCTGGTGCACGACGCGCACTCCGCGTCGCCGACGACGGCGTTCGCGCTGTCGCGGCTGGCGGACCCGGACACGCTGCACCACACGCCGATCGGGGTGTTCCGCAGCGTCGAGCGGCCGGTGTACGACACGCAGATGGCGGACCAGCTGGACACCGCCGTCGAGCAGAACGGCAAGGGCGACCTCGCGGCGCTGCTCGCGGGCAACGACACGTGGACGGTCGTCGGCTGA
- a CDS encoding polyprenyl synthetase family protein has product MTAVGPFGLSVRDQALEADVQTGLAAVEAGLLDATKSDVPFITEAAQHLVRAGGKRFRPLLVMLSAQFGDPHAPGVVPSAVVVELTHLATLYHDDVMDEADVRRGVPSANARWGNSVAVLTGDFLFARASHILADLGPEAVRIQAEAFERLVTGQILETAGPGDGRDPVEHYLDVIAGKTGSLVAVSGRFGAMMSGADERVVDVLTQYGERLGVAFQLADDVLDIASDSHESGKTPGTDLREGIATLPVLHLRALARQHGRAEDLALLELLDGDLTDDERHAEALRRLRAHPALELARRDTVRYAQEARAMLAPLPEGYARAALEELCDLVVHRAG; this is encoded by the coding sequence GTGACCGCAGTCGGGCCGTTCGGGCTGAGCGTGCGGGACCAGGCTCTCGAAGCCGATGTCCAGACCGGACTGGCGGCGGTCGAGGCTGGGCTCCTCGATGCCACCAAGAGCGATGTGCCGTTCATCACGGAGGCCGCCCAGCACCTGGTGCGCGCGGGCGGCAAGCGGTTCCGCCCGCTCCTGGTGATGCTCTCCGCGCAGTTCGGCGACCCGCACGCCCCGGGCGTCGTGCCCTCGGCCGTGGTCGTGGAGCTGACCCACCTGGCCACGCTGTACCACGACGACGTCATGGACGAGGCGGACGTCCGGCGCGGGGTGCCCAGCGCCAACGCCCGCTGGGGCAACTCGGTGGCCGTCCTCACGGGTGACTTCCTCTTCGCCCGCGCCTCACACATCCTGGCGGATCTCGGCCCCGAGGCGGTGCGGATCCAGGCCGAGGCCTTCGAGCGCCTGGTCACCGGCCAGATCCTGGAGACCGCGGGCCCCGGCGACGGCCGCGACCCGGTCGAGCACTACCTGGACGTCATCGCCGGCAAGACCGGCTCGCTGGTCGCCGTCTCGGGCCGCTTCGGCGCGATGATGTCCGGCGCCGACGAGCGCGTCGTGGACGTCCTCACGCAGTACGGCGAGCGGCTGGGCGTGGCCTTCCAGCTCGCCGACGACGTCCTCGACATCGCCTCCGACTCGCACGAGTCGGGCAAGACGCCCGGCACAGACCTGCGCGAGGGCATCGCCACGCTGCCGGTCCTGCACCTGCGCGCGCTTGCCCGGCAGCACGGCAGAGCCGAGGACCTGGCGCTCCTGGAGCTGCTGGACGGCGACCTCACGGACGACGAGCGGCACGCGGAGGCGCTGCGCCGGCTGCGCGCCCACCCGGCGCTGGAGCTGGCCCGCCGGGACACCGTGCGGTACGCGCAGGAGGCGCGCGCCATGCTGGCGCCGCTGCCCGAGGGGTACGCCAGGGCGGCCCTGGAGGAGCTGTGCGACCTGGTGGTTCACCGCGCCGGGTGA
- a CDS encoding SDR family oxidoreductase has protein sequence MSIVVTGATGKLGRLVVEALLDSGTPAAGIAAVVRDKARAADLAERGVELRVADYDRPETLADAFEAGDRVLLVSGNEVGRRIPQHTAVITAAKAAGVAQLAYTGVLGGPDADFDLAADHRATERAILDSGLPYTFLRNGWYTENYTENLAPVLAHGAVVANAGEGRVASAARADYAAAAAAVLTQDGHLGKAYELSGDTAWSFAEYAAEIARRTGRDIAYSDVPAETHLAILTGLPEPFAAILVDVDRAIARGRLAGTSGDLARLIGRPTTPLAESVAEALRHQA, from the coding sequence ATGAGCATCGTGGTCACCGGCGCGACCGGAAAGCTCGGCCGCCTCGTCGTCGAGGCCCTGCTGGACAGCGGCACCCCCGCCGCCGGCATCGCCGCCGTCGTACGCGACAAGGCCAGGGCGGCCGACCTCGCGGAGCGCGGCGTCGAGCTGCGGGTCGCCGACTACGACCGTCCCGAGACCCTGGCCGACGCCTTCGAGGCGGGCGACCGCGTCCTGCTGGTCTCCGGCAACGAGGTCGGCCGGCGCATCCCGCAGCACACCGCGGTGATCACGGCGGCCAAGGCGGCGGGCGTCGCCCAGCTCGCGTACACCGGTGTCCTCGGCGGACCGGACGCGGACTTCGACCTGGCGGCCGACCACCGGGCCACCGAGCGGGCCATCCTCGACTCCGGCCTGCCGTACACCTTCCTGCGCAACGGCTGGTACACCGAGAACTACACCGAGAACCTGGCCCCGGTACTGGCCCACGGCGCGGTCGTGGCCAACGCCGGCGAGGGCCGGGTGGCCTCCGCGGCCCGCGCCGACTACGCCGCCGCGGCCGCCGCCGTCCTGACGCAGGACGGCCACCTCGGCAAGGCGTACGAGCTGAGCGGCGACACGGCATGGTCGTTCGCGGAATACGCGGCGGAGATCGCCCGCCGGACCGGCAGGGACATCGCGTACAGCGACGTGCCCGCCGAGACCCACCTCGCGATCCTGACCGGCCTGCCGGAGCCGTTCGCCGCGATCCTCGTCGACGTCGACCGGGCGATCGCGCGCGGCCGGCTGGCCGGGACGAGCGGTGACCTGGCCCGGCTCATCGGGCGCCCGACGACGCCGCTCGCGGAGAGCGTGGCGGAGGCCCTGCGTCACCAGGCCTGA
- a CDS encoding VOC family protein, which yields MTTLHWKLVIDAADPHAQADFWAQALGYLVEDNSMLIERLLGAGHLPADLTVEAHGRRAFRDLVAVRHPDDPYEEETGTGLGRRLLFQRVPEPKTVKNRLHLDVHAAPGRREAEVVRLEGLGASVLRHVKEPGGEWTVMADPEGNEFCVQ from the coding sequence ATGACGACGCTCCACTGGAAACTCGTGATCGACGCCGCCGACCCGCACGCCCAGGCGGACTTCTGGGCGCAGGCGCTGGGCTACCTGGTCGAGGACAACAGCATGCTGATCGAGCGGCTGCTCGGTGCGGGGCACCTGCCGGCCGATCTGACCGTCGAGGCACACGGCCGCCGCGCCTTTCGGGATCTGGTCGCCGTCCGGCATCCGGACGACCCGTACGAGGAGGAGACCGGCACCGGCCTCGGCCGGCGGCTGCTCTTCCAGCGCGTGCCGGAGCCGAAGACCGTGAAGAACCGCCTCCACCTCGACGTGCACGCCGCCCCGGGACGGCGGGAGGCCGAAGTCGTACGCCTGGAGGGGCTGGGCGCGTCCGTGCTGCGGCACGTCAAGGAGCCCGGCGGCGAGTGGACCGTCATGGCCGACCCCGAGGGCAACGAGTTCTGCGTGCAGTAG
- a CDS encoding M28 family metallopeptidase: MSLSASGISRRGAATAAALAVAGLLATTATAAPAALAAAPTAGTTTSTVAAAPDIPVANVKAHLTQLQSIASANGGNRAHGRPGYKASIDYVKAKLDAAGFTTAVQQFTYNGTTGYNLVADWPGGDTNQVLMAGAHLDSVSSGPGINDNGSGSAAVLETALAVSRAGFKPAKHLRFAWWGAEELGLVGSRHYVANLPTADRAKVSGYLNFDMIGSPNPGYFVYDDDPVIEKTFKDYFAGIGVATEIETEGDGRSDHASFKNAGIPVGGLFTGASRTKTAAQAQKWGGTAGQAFDRCYHSSCDTTSNINDTALDRNSDALAHGIWTLSAGTTEPPTGDTYQNTTDVTIPDNGSAVTSSVSVTGRTGNAPATLKVGVDIVHTWRGDLVVDLIAPDGTAYRLKNSSGSDSADNVLETYTVDASSEAANGTWQLRVQDVAQYDTGYINSFSLTF; encoded by the coding sequence ATGAGCCTCTCCGCCTCCGGCATATCCAGACGCGGCGCCGCAACGGCCGCCGCACTCGCCGTCGCCGGGCTGCTGGCCACCACGGCCACCGCGGCCCCCGCCGCCCTCGCGGCGGCCCCGACGGCCGGCACCACCACCTCGACGGTGGCCGCCGCGCCCGACATACCGGTCGCCAACGTCAAGGCGCACCTCACCCAGCTCCAGTCGATCGCCTCCGCCAACGGCGGCAACCGGGCCCACGGCCGTCCCGGCTACAAGGCGTCCATCGACTACGTGAAGGCCAAGCTGGACGCCGCCGGATTCACCACCGCCGTCCAGCAGTTCACCTACAACGGCACCACCGGCTACAACCTCGTCGCGGACTGGCCCGGCGGTGACACCAACCAGGTGCTGATGGCCGGCGCCCACCTGGACTCGGTCTCCTCCGGGCCCGGTATCAACGACAACGGCTCCGGCTCGGCGGCCGTCCTGGAGACCGCGCTCGCGGTCTCACGGGCCGGCTTCAAGCCCGCCAAGCACCTGCGGTTCGCCTGGTGGGGCGCCGAGGAGCTGGGCCTGGTCGGCTCCCGCCACTACGTGGCCAACCTGCCGACCGCCGACCGCGCCAAGGTCTCGGGCTATCTGAACTTCGACATGATCGGCTCGCCGAACCCCGGCTACTTCGTCTACGACGACGACCCGGTCATCGAGAAGACGTTCAAGGACTACTTCGCCGGCATCGGCGTCGCCACCGAGATCGAGACCGAGGGCGACGGGCGCTCCGACCACGCGTCCTTCAAGAACGCCGGCATCCCGGTCGGCGGGCTGTTCACCGGCGCCAGCCGCACCAAGACCGCCGCCCAGGCGCAGAAGTGGGGCGGCACGGCGGGCCAGGCCTTCGACCGCTGCTACCACTCGTCCTGCGACACGACGTCGAACATCAACGACACCGCGCTCGACCGGAACAGCGACGCCCTCGCCCACGGCATCTGGACGCTGTCGGCCGGGACGACCGAGCCGCCGACGGGCGACACGTACCAGAACACCACCGACGTCACGATCCCCGACAACGGGTCGGCCGTCACATCGTCGGTCTCCGTCACCGGCCGCACGGGCAACGCCCCGGCGACCCTGAAGGTCGGCGTCGACATCGTCCACACCTGGCGCGGTGACCTGGTAGTCGACCTGATCGCGCCGGACGGCACGGCGTACCGGCTGAAGAACTCCAGCGGCAGTGACTCCGCGGACAACGTCCTGGAGACGTACACCGTGGACGCGTCCAGCGAGGCCGCCAACGGCACCTGGCAGCTGCGTGTCCAGGACGTGGCCCAGTACGACACGGGTTACATCAACAGCTTCAGCCTGACCTTCTGA
- a CDS encoding helix-turn-helix domain-containing protein gives MPVSVKPDVDGKPDVHAALCPSRGVLEHVTSRWGVLILAALLERPYRFSELRRAIGGVSEKMLAQTLQTLERDGFVHRDAHPVIPPRVDYSLTALGREAAEQVWALARWSERSVEAVERARRAYDEARS, from the coding sequence ATGCCGGTAAGCGTAAAGCCCGACGTCGACGGGAAGCCCGACGTCCATGCCGCCCTCTGCCCGTCACGAGGGGTCCTGGAGCACGTCACCAGCCGCTGGGGCGTGCTGATCCTCGCCGCGCTGCTGGAGCGGCCGTACCGGTTCAGCGAGCTGCGCCGCGCCATCGGCGGCGTCAGCGAGAAGATGCTCGCCCAGACCCTCCAGACCCTGGAGCGCGACGGCTTCGTCCACCGCGACGCCCACCCCGTCATCCCGCCGCGCGTCGACTACTCGCTCACCGCCCTCGGCCGCGAGGCCGCCGAGCAGGTGTGGGCGCTCGCCCGCTGGTCCGAGCGGTCCGTGGAAGCCGTGGAGCGGGCGAGGCGGGCATACGACGAGGCCCGGTCCTGA